One Candidatus Uhrbacteria bacterium genomic region harbors:
- the ychF gene encoding redox-regulated ATPase YchF yields MLQVGIVGLPNVGKSTLFKTLTKKQVDCANFPFCTIEPNVGVVEVPDERLKALAEVSKSQKIIPTAIEFVDIAGLVKGAHKGEGLGNKFLANIRDVDMILHVVREFSDSNVIHVDGDVDPARDVETIEVELAMADFVNVEKRLDGVNAKAKSGMTKEIERQLALLEKLKTALAAGHLAKTVERTDDDALFMRELSLLTDKPILYVVNINEASAADASWKSPLGEARTALPISVKVESEIVDLPASEQKEFLDALGLKQTGLDRLITKCYEMLGLVTYFTSGEKETRAWTIVRGTKAPQAAGVIHTDFEKTFIRAEIIFWKDLVELGEGGAREAGKLRIEGKDYIMQDGDTAHFRVGA; encoded by the coding sequence ATGCTCCAAGTTGGTATTGTCGGCCTCCCCAACGTAGGAAAGTCCACCTTATTCAAGACGCTTACCAAAAAGCAGGTGGACTGTGCGAACTTTCCTTTTTGCACCATTGAACCAAATGTCGGAGTCGTCGAAGTGCCTGACGAACGCTTGAAAGCGCTCGCCGAGGTTTCCAAATCGCAAAAAATCATTCCAACGGCGATAGAGTTCGTCGACATTGCTGGATTGGTGAAGGGCGCCCACAAAGGCGAGGGGTTGGGAAATAAATTTTTGGCAAATATTCGCGACGTGGATATGATTTTACACGTCGTACGCGAATTTTCTGATAGCAACGTTATACACGTAGACGGAGATGTGGATCCTGCACGCGATGTAGAGACGATCGAGGTGGAGTTGGCGATGGCGGATTTTGTAAACGTGGAAAAGCGACTCGATGGCGTAAACGCAAAAGCAAAGTCGGGCATGACAAAAGAGATCGAACGACAGTTAGCTCTCTTGGAGAAATTGAAGACGGCCCTTGCGGCAGGACATCTGGCAAAAACGGTAGAGCGCACAGACGACGACGCGCTGTTTATGCGCGAGCTTTCGCTTTTGACCGACAAGCCGATTTTGTATGTGGTAAATATCAATGAAGCCTCTGCCGCAGATGCATCGTGGAAAAGTCCGCTCGGCGAGGCACGCACGGCACTTCCGATTTCCGTGAAAGTCGAATCGGAAATTGTCGACTTGCCAGCAAGCGAGCAAAAAGAATTTCTCGATGCCCTCGGATTAAAACAAACCGGACTCGACCGGTTGATTACAAAGTGCTACGAGATGCTGGGACTCGTGACATACTTTACCTCTGGAGAAAAAGAAACGCGGGCGTGGACAATCGTGCGCGGAACAAAGGCGCCGCAAGCGGCCGGCGTCATTCACACCGATTTTGAAAAAACATTTATTCGCGCCGAGATTATTTTTTGGAAAGACCTGGTGGAGCTAGGCGAAGGTGGTGCGCGCGAAGCAGGAAAACTCCGCATCGAAGGAAAAGACTACATCATGCAAGACGGCGACACCGCCCACTTCCGTGTGGGGGCCTAA
- the recA gene encoding recombinase RecA, whose product MSTKTSDLRAKAALEAISQIKQRYGDGAIMRLGEAKTVDIDAVSTGCLSIDLALGVHGVPRGRIIEIYGPESSGKTTLAQHIVAEIQKIGGVAAYVDAEHALDPEYAKRIGVNIDELFISQPDHGEQALEIVETLVRSNAVDVVVIDSVAALTPKSEIEGEMGDQHMGLQARLMSQALRKLTAIIAKSNTTVVFINQIRHKIGVFFGNPETTPGGNALKFYASVRVEVRRAAQIKQGDAIVGNRVKLKVVKNKVAPPFRQCEFDIMYNEGISVAGDLLDLGTAVETIAKSGNSYTFGEEKLGVGRENAKQFLKEHPELMLAIRLAVIEKSKDVPTV is encoded by the coding sequence ATGTCAACCAAGACGTCCGATTTGCGCGCCAAAGCCGCGCTCGAAGCTATTTCGCAGATTAAGCAACGCTACGGCGATGGCGCCATCATGCGCCTTGGCGAGGCAAAGACCGTAGATATTGATGCGGTCAGCACCGGGTGCTTAAGTATTGACCTGGCGCTTGGTGTGCATGGCGTACCGCGCGGACGTATTATTGAAATCTACGGGCCAGAGTCCAGTGGGAAAACGACGCTCGCCCAGCATATCGTTGCAGAAATCCAAAAGATCGGCGGTGTCGCCGCCTATGTGGATGCCGAGCACGCGCTTGATCCAGAATATGCCAAACGCATCGGCGTTAATATTGACGAGCTATTTATCAGCCAGCCCGATCACGGAGAGCAGGCCCTCGAGATTGTGGAAACCCTCGTGCGCTCAAACGCGGTAGATGTCGTCGTGATTGATTCTGTCGCAGCCCTTACGCCTAAATCCGAGATCGAGGGCGAGATGGGAGACCAACACATGGGTTTGCAGGCCCGGCTTATGAGCCAGGCTCTGCGCAAACTCACGGCGATCATTGCCAAGTCAAATACCACCGTCGTCTTTATCAACCAGATTCGCCATAAGATCGGCGTCTTCTTTGGCAATCCAGAAACAACCCCCGGCGGAAACGCGCTTAAATTTTATGCGTCCGTACGCGTAGAAGTCCGCCGCGCGGCACAGATCAAACAAGGAGACGCAATCGTGGGAAACCGTGTAAAACTCAAGGTTGTCAAAAATAAAGTTGCGCCGCCGTTCCGCCAATGTGAGTTCGATATTATGTACAATGAAGGCATCTCTGTGGCAGGAGACCTTCTCGATCTTGGAACAGCCGTAGAGACAATTGCGAAGTCAGGAAACAGTTACACATTTGGCGAGGAAAAGCTCGGGGTGGGGAGAGAAAATGCAAAACAATTCCTGAAGGAGCACCCCGAACTCATGCTGGCCATTCGTCTGGCTGTTATCGAAAAGTCCAAAGATGTTCCGACCGTTTAG
- a CDS encoding EF-P lysine aminoacylase GenX, producing MKDAASLCTIARQRMAALSAIRSFFAVRGYIEIEAPLLLRSPDSDPSLTPLEVTLHCPGEPDRRAACLTSPEYSMKKLLGAGMDKIFYLGKVFRDEEVWNATHATEFTMVEWYEGGMEYLAGMDQTEELVHAVAEALGVKDHPLLRPWRRVKIKEMFERHVGIVDVGRLSLRELHDAAHTLGIHTTEDDSWSDVFYRMYVSRIENTLPEDEVLVLYEYPTPQAALAAPTLDGYYAERFEVFCGRLELCNAFTELTDAVVQRARFERERQERERAGKSVFPIDEELLALLPSLRQPTFGNGLGVDRLLMALLKKPRLDDVHVLPHTDIFPA from the coding sequence ATGAAGGATGCGGCCTCGCTCTGTACGATCGCGAGGCAGAGGATGGCGGCGTTGTCCGCCATCCGTTCCTTTTTTGCTGTGCGCGGGTATATAGAGATCGAAGCGCCACTATTGCTCCGTTCTCCGGACTCTGACCCCTCGCTTACTCCCCTTGAGGTTACCTTGCACTGCCCCGGGGAACCGGATCGTCGTGCCGCCTGTTTAACGTCTCCGGAGTACAGCATGAAAAAATTGCTCGGGGCCGGCATGGACAAGATTTTTTATCTCGGCAAAGTCTTTCGTGACGAGGAAGTATGGAATGCCACGCACGCAACGGAATTCACCATGGTGGAGTGGTACGAAGGGGGCATGGAGTATCTTGCAGGAATGGATCAGACGGAAGAGCTTGTGCATGCGGTGGCGGAGGCTCTTGGCGTGAAGGATCACCCGCTTCTCCGTCCCTGGCGTCGCGTCAAAATAAAAGAGATGTTTGAGCGACACGTCGGGATAGTAGATGTCGGGAGACTTTCGCTGCGTGAGCTCCATGATGCCGCGCACACTCTTGGGATCCACACAACGGAAGACGACTCATGGTCGGACGTGTTTTATCGGATGTATGTCTCCCGCATAGAGAACACTCTTCCGGAGGATGAAGTGCTTGTTCTCTATGAGTACCCCACCCCGCAAGCGGCGCTTGCGGCCCCTACTTTGGACGGCTATTATGCCGAGCGTTTCGAAGTATTTTGCGGGCGCCTTGAATTATGTAATGCTTTCACGGAGCTTACGGATGCTGTGGTGCAACGCGCGCGATTTGAGCGGGAGAGGCAAGAAAGGGAACGCGCGGGAAAAAGCGTTTTTCCCATTGACGAAGAGTTGTTAGCACTGCTACCATCGCTGCGCCAACCTACATTTGGCAATGGGCTTGGGGTGGACCGCCTCCTTATGGCGCTTCTTAAAAAACCGCGCCTGGATGACGTCCACGTCCTGCCTCACACCGACATCTTTCCTGCGTAG
- the efp gene encoding elongation factor P, with protein sequence MSSPNDIRNGTVVRREGGLWVVVSFQRVSPGKGSSFVRTRMKNIQTGKVVEVSFKSAETLEFEDVSYLKMQYLYNDGTMYTFMDGKTYEQVEINKENIEETAPYLKEGLEVTVAMHEGIPLTVTLPKKVEYTVKTAPPAVKGDTASGNVTKEVELDNGLKIQAPVFIKEGERVLVNTETGEYAERVNA encoded by the coding sequence ATGTCCAGTCCAAATGATATTCGCAACGGTACCGTCGTTCGCCGTGAAGGCGGCTTATGGGTCGTTGTTTCCTTTCAGCGCGTCTCCCCCGGAAAGGGGAGTTCGTTTGTGCGTACGCGCATGAAGAACATTCAGACGGGGAAGGTGGTGGAAGTCTCGTTCAAGTCTGCCGAAACACTGGAGTTTGAGGATGTGAGCTATTTGAAAATGCAGTATCTCTATAATGACGGAACAATGTATACGTTCATGGATGGAAAGACCTACGAACAAGTAGAGATCAACAAAGAAAATATTGAAGAGACGGCACCGTATTTGAAGGAGGGGCTAGAAGTCACGGTAGCAATGCATGAAGGGATACCGCTCACAGTGACGCTTCCAAAGAAAGTCGAGTACACAGTAAAGACAGCTCCTCCGGCAGTGAAGGGGGATACGGCCTCAGGGAATGTCACAAAGGAGGTTGAACTTGATAACGGTCTCAAAATTCAAGCCCCGGTTTTTATCAAAGAAGGGGAGCGGGTTCTCGTGAACACGGAAACAGGTGAATACGCCGAGCGGGTCAACGCCTAA
- a CDS encoding tetratricopeptide repeat protein, whose translation MKLSPHAVLSFTVQGSLLALVFFLPVLFVPWSLDPLELNKQSLLLLLVSVAALAWCARAFETRTITLRRGLAVLLPVVFFALVLLSALFSPAGYQSFVGSALQQYQSVLTAGALTVFFWLVVQEASIAVFRRQTFFALLLSAALVLLSALAHTFGWALLPGQGNTFNPIGTLNALGLFGVVCSVFGLALWLASSKGDHDVFFSGLFGRMEKVLVVVICVVSLLYLLALDFWALWVALLVGVGTLFVMGLIRAEEFPHTRRFLLPTLMGVLAIFFLFLARPFSLGLPVEVTPTWTSSWNIARQTLQDGKFFFGTGPGTYAYDYERFRPSDINQTSFWNTRFDRAHNFILTMLPTLGVVPTLVFLLWVAGMAGLFLHGLLRDRGHALWHTHMAIGSAWLTLAVSLFLYSENLTLLFLFYLFSALLCADRLRERSWALSRSPRAGLLLSLAGVLLAIGFLTLMFVTGERHVGEVAFAKAIRADRAGESIDRVLDPLVRAATFNRHDDAVYRSLSEALLEKARQMLAGKAIADFASAELTALQNTIGGGVNAAKRATDVNPYNAVNWRVRGSVYREAMPLLSDAGEFARLSFERAAGLEPQNPVNVVGLGRVYLVEAGLLNRTLSASSGDERRGAEQKRQKALAMAEEAFGKAIGLKRDYAPAHFYLALAYQEEGRLEEAAQKLDELLRVHALDVGVAFQRGVLALRMNDFATAEKAFGRAVAVAPTFANARWFLASVFEAQGKTSEAIKQLEAMETTTSDAAIVAARIARLKEGMDTPEPIVPLEETVAETTVP comes from the coding sequence ATGAAACTCTCTCCCCACGCCGTGCTCTCGTTTACGGTTCAGGGTTCTTTGCTTGCGCTCGTCTTTTTCCTCCCCGTGCTTTTTGTCCCGTGGAGTCTCGATCCTCTCGAACTCAACAAGCAATCTCTTCTGCTCCTGCTTGTATCTGTGGCGGCACTTGCTTGGTGTGCCAGGGCGTTTGAGACGCGCACTATCACGCTCCGCCGCGGCCTAGCCGTCCTTCTGCCTGTCGTGTTTTTTGCTCTTGTGCTGTTGAGTGCCCTGTTTTCTCCCGCGGGATATCAGAGTTTTGTCGGCTCGGCTCTCCAGCAGTATCAAAGCGTTTTGACGGCGGGCGCGCTTACCGTTTTTTTCTGGCTTGTAGTCCAAGAAGCGTCTATCGCGGTGTTTCGCCGCCAGACCTTTTTTGCGCTTCTCCTCTCGGCCGCACTTGTTCTCCTTTCCGCTCTTGCGCATACGTTCGGGTGGGCGCTTCTTCCCGGACAAGGGAACACCTTCAATCCCATCGGGACGCTCAACGCACTTGGTCTCTTTGGCGTCGTCTGCTCGGTGTTTGGTTTGGCGCTGTGGCTTGCCAGCAGCAAGGGAGATCACGACGTCTTTTTTTCTGGTCTGTTTGGGCGCATGGAGAAAGTGCTTGTCGTTGTTATTTGTGTCGTGAGTCTTCTCTATCTTCTTGCGCTTGATTTTTGGGCACTGTGGGTAGCGCTTCTGGTGGGAGTCGGCACGCTGTTTGTCATGGGGCTTATCCGAGCCGAAGAGTTTCCCCACACACGTCGGTTCCTGTTGCCCACGCTCATGGGGGTTCTCGCGATCTTTTTCCTTTTCTTGGCACGCCCCTTTTCTCTCGGTCTCCCCGTTGAAGTTACGCCTACGTGGACTTCCAGTTGGAATATCGCGCGACAGACACTTCAAGATGGGAAGTTCTTTTTTGGCACGGGACCAGGAACCTATGCGTACGATTACGAGCGTTTCCGTCCATCTGATATCAATCAGACATCCTTTTGGAATACGCGGTTTGACCGGGCGCATAATTTTATTCTGACCATGCTTCCCACGCTCGGTGTCGTCCCCACTCTTGTTTTTCTGCTCTGGGTGGCAGGAATGGCAGGCCTGTTTCTGCACGGACTTCTCCGCGATCGGGGACATGCGCTCTGGCACACGCATATGGCGATTGGGTCGGCGTGGCTCACCCTTGCCGTCTCTTTGTTTCTCTACAGTGAAAATCTCACTCTTCTTTTCCTTTTCTATCTGTTCTCGGCGCTTTTGTGCGCCGACCGCTTGCGAGAGCGTTCGTGGGCGCTCTCACGTTCTCCGCGCGCGGGACTTCTTTTGAGCCTCGCCGGTGTACTGCTTGCGATCGGGTTTCTCACGCTCATGTTTGTAACAGGTGAGCGGCATGTGGGAGAGGTCGCTTTCGCAAAGGCGATCCGGGCGGATCGCGCCGGGGAATCGATTGATCGCGTGCTCGATCCTCTCGTGCGCGCCGCGACATTTAATCGTCATGATGACGCGGTGTATCGAAGTCTTTCGGAAGCCCTTCTTGAGAAGGCGCGCCAAATGCTTGCAGGGAAGGCGATTGCGGATTTCGCGTCAGCGGAACTTACCGCTCTGCAGAACACTATTGGAGGAGGTGTTAATGCCGCCAAACGTGCTACCGATGTGAATCCGTACAATGCCGTTAACTGGCGTGTGCGCGGCAGCGTATATCGTGAGGCGATGCCGCTTCTTTCCGACGCGGGAGAATTTGCGCGGCTCTCCTTTGAGCGGGCTGCGGGCCTTGAGCCGCAGAATCCCGTCAATGTGGTTGGTCTTGGACGCGTGTATTTAGTAGAGGCCGGGCTGCTGAATCGTACTCTCTCTGCCTCGTCGGGCGATGAGCGAAGGGGGGCGGAACAAAAGCGGCAAAAAGCCCTCGCCATGGCAGAAGAGGCTTTCGGGAAAGCTATTGGATTGAAACGAGATTATGCGCCCGCACATTTTTATCTTGCTCTTGCGTACCAAGAGGAAGGACGACTGGAGGAAGCGGCGCAAAAGCTCGATGAGCTTCTGCGCGTACACGCGCTTGATGTGGGAGTGGCGTTCCAACGTGGGGTGCTTGCTCTGCGCATGAACGACTTTGCCACAGCCGAGAAGGCATTTGGTCGGGCCGTGGCGGTTGCGCCTACGTTTGCCAACGCGCGGTGGTTCTTGGCGTCAGTTTTTGAGGCACAAGGAAAAACTTCCGAGGCAATAAAGCAACTTGAGGCTATGGAGACGACGACGTCGGACGCGGCGATTGTCGCCGCGCGCATTGCGCGATTGAAAGAAGGGATGGACACCCCAGAACCTATTGTGCCGCTTGAAGAAACTGTTGCAGAGACGACGGTTCCCTAG
- a CDS encoding 30S ribosomal protein S18: MQTKSKSSAKQKLTRAKHCAFCANQSLVIDFKNSKLLQRYISSYGKIVSRKRSGVCTFHQRKLSGSIKQARIMALLPFVAE, translated from the coding sequence ATGCAAACCAAGTCCAAATCATCCGCAAAACAGAAACTTACGCGCGCAAAGCACTGTGCTTTTTGCGCGAACCAATCTCTTGTCATTGATTTCAAGAACAGCAAGCTGCTCCAACGCTACATCTCTTCGTACGGAAAGATCGTCTCGCGTAAGCGCAGCGGTGTGTGTACGTTTCATCAGCGCAAACTTTCCGGAAGCATCAAGCAGGCGCGCATCATGGCGCTTCTTCCCTTTGTTGCCGAGTAA
- the rpsF gene encoding 30S ribosomal protein S6, whose amino-acid sequence MIYEFLYIISSAFTDTEVDGIMENLAALVKDAGGEISRHEKVGKLTLAYPIRRQKHGTYVLLQATIPAEAVKKIDRTLRLEWGEKVLRHCITRRTPAEAGMAFEMASYVYPLSETGAPSILRRRPTPPASAPVIAAAPVAAAESLTAEELDKKLDEILEDSTLENL is encoded by the coding sequence ATGATCTACGAGTTTCTCTACATTATTTCTTCCGCGTTTACCGATACGGAAGTGGACGGCATCATGGAAAATCTTGCCGCTCTTGTGAAAGACGCCGGTGGGGAAATTTCCCGCCATGAAAAAGTGGGAAAGCTTACCCTCGCGTATCCCATTCGCCGCCAAAAGCACGGAACCTATGTGCTCCTGCAGGCAACGATCCCTGCCGAAGCCGTGAAGAAAATCGACCGCACGCTCCGTTTGGAGTGGGGGGAGAAAGTTTTGCGCCATTGTATTACACGTCGCACACCTGCCGAAGCGGGCATGGCGTTTGAGATGGCGTCGTATGTGTATCCGCTCTCTGAAACAGGGGCCCCTTCGATTTTGCGCCGCCGCCCGACTCCTCCCGCAAGCGCTCCTGTCATTGCTGCGGCACCCGTAGCAGCTGCGGAATCGCTTACCGCCGAGGAACTCGACAAAAAGCTCGATGAGATTTTGGAAGATTCAACGCTTGAAAATCTCTAA
- a CDS encoding copper-translocating P-type ATPase, translating into MKTTFTIGGMHCASCAVRIESSLKKLPGVKEANVNYALKQAMVEHDETLSPEHALHTAVQREGYNVEMQHEGHTEGGDHMAHGEMRTTRRLSAIAFTLAVPVLVLAMLGTLPWLQAILGTIVVLGPGMVFHKTALRQARHLAAGMDTLISLGTLAALILSWWQMFSGGEVYFETAAIITAFILLGRFFEAKSKGKASEAISKLLELGAKMAHRLLPDGSQEDVPVENLRVGDRVLVKPGEKMPVDGEILQGLSSVDESMLTGESMPISKKPGDLVYGATVNLQGALTLTVKKETKDMVLAQIVRLVSDAQGKKAPIQKLVDKISGIFVPIVLLISLATFFVWLGLGNAVPVALIHAVAVLVIACPCALGLATPTAILVGTGRGAREGVLIKNGEALERGRDITTIIFDKTGTLTEGKPHVADFIPVAGNVDKNTLLGLAGGLEASSEHPLARAVVEFAKGENVPLQTIERVEAVSGKGVRGQAGGHTVFMGSAAWVHEVTGTVEGEQTKIDALRAEGKTISLLARGKEILAIFGIADVAKPKAKEAIAALRKRGLQVTMLTGDHQRTAEAIGRQLGIEDIVAQVLPEDKLLRVKERQANGEKVAFVGDGINDAPALTQADLGIAVGSGTDIAIEAGQVVLVGGGPEKVVEAIRLSQRTYRTIKQNLFWAFFYNVFSIPLAAAGLLSPVIASAAMALSSISVVMNSLRLKR; encoded by the coding sequence ATGAAAACGACATTCACTATCGGCGGCATGCATTGCGCGTCCTGCGCGGTGCGGATCGAGTCATCCTTAAAAAAACTTCCTGGCGTGAAAGAGGCGAACGTCAATTACGCTCTCAAGCAGGCCATGGTCGAGCATGACGAGACTTTATCGCCCGAGCATGCTCTGCATACGGCCGTACAGAGAGAGGGGTACAACGTTGAGATGCAACACGAAGGGCATACGGAGGGAGGAGATCATATGGCGCATGGGGAAATGCGGACGACGCGGCGACTAAGCGCCATCGCTTTTACTCTAGCCGTTCCCGTTCTTGTTCTTGCGATGCTTGGAACCCTTCCGTGGCTCCAAGCGATTCTTGGCACGATCGTTGTGCTTGGACCGGGTATGGTCTTTCACAAGACGGCCCTGCGCCAAGCACGTCACCTGGCGGCGGGCATGGACACGCTTATCTCTCTTGGCACACTTGCAGCGCTTATTCTTAGCTGGTGGCAGATGTTTTCTGGCGGAGAGGTGTACTTCGAGACGGCGGCAATCATCACTGCCTTTATTCTTCTCGGCCGTTTCTTTGAAGCGAAGAGTAAAGGCAAAGCGAGCGAGGCAATCAGCAAGCTCTTGGAACTTGGCGCCAAGATGGCGCACCGACTTCTCCCGGACGGATCACAGGAAGATGTTCCCGTAGAAAACTTGCGCGTGGGGGATCGTGTACTGGTGAAGCCTGGAGAGAAAATGCCGGTGGATGGAGAGATTCTGCAAGGCCTCTCGTCGGTGGACGAGTCGATGCTTACAGGAGAAAGCATGCCGATCTCAAAAAAACCTGGGGACTTGGTGTATGGGGCGACGGTGAATCTGCAGGGGGCGCTTACACTCACGGTGAAAAAAGAAACGAAGGACATGGTGCTTGCGCAAATCGTGCGACTCGTGTCTGACGCACAGGGGAAGAAGGCGCCGATTCAGAAACTCGTGGACAAAATCTCGGGGATCTTTGTGCCGATTGTCTTGCTTATATCTCTTGCCACGTTTTTCGTCTGGCTTGGACTTGGAAACGCGGTGCCCGTGGCGCTTATCCATGCCGTGGCCGTGCTGGTGATCGCGTGTCCCTGCGCTCTTGGGCTGGCAACTCCCACGGCGATTTTGGTGGGGACAGGGCGCGGCGCGCGCGAAGGGGTGCTTATCAAAAACGGCGAAGCGCTGGAGCGCGGGCGTGACATTACGACCATCATTTTCGATAAGACCGGGACTCTCACAGAAGGAAAACCGCACGTGGCAGACTTTATTCCTGTGGCGGGCAATGTAGATAAGAACACCTTGCTTGGTTTGGCCGGAGGGCTTGAGGCGTCATCAGAGCATCCGCTCGCGCGCGCTGTTGTGGAATTCGCAAAAGGGGAAAATGTTCCGCTTCAAACTATCGAGCGCGTGGAGGCCGTCTCGGGCAAAGGGGTGCGAGGCCAGGCGGGCGGACACACGGTTTTTATGGGGTCTGCGGCATGGGTGCATGAAGTGACGGGCACGGTGGAGGGAGAGCAAACAAAAATTGATGCCCTGCGCGCCGAAGGAAAGACGATTTCCCTTCTCGCGCGTGGCAAAGAAATTCTTGCTATTTTTGGCATCGCAGATGTGGCGAAGCCAAAAGCAAAAGAAGCTATCGCGGCATTGCGCAAGCGCGGGCTGCAGGTGACGATGTTGACTGGTGATCACCAAAGGACGGCGGAAGCAATTGGCCGCCAGCTTGGGATTGAGGACATCGTGGCGCAAGTTCTCCCGGAGGATAAGCTCCTGCGTGTGAAGGAGCGGCAAGCGAATGGGGAGAAGGTGGCGTTTGTGGGGGATGGCATCAACGATGCGCCCGCGCTTACACAAGCTGACTTAGGTATTGCCGTGGGAAGCGGCACGGATATTGCGATTGAGGCAGGACAAGTGGTGCTTGTGGGGGGAGGGCCCGAAAAAGTTGTCGAAGCGATCCGGCTTTCGCAGAGGACGTACCGAACGATCAAACAAAATCTTTTCTGGGCGTTCTTCTACAACGTTTTCAGTATCCCGCTTGCGGCTGCCGGACTTTTGAGCCCCGTGATTGCCTCGGCGGCAATGGCGCTCTCCTCCATCTCTGTCGTGATGAATTCTCTCCGGTTAAAACGTTAA
- a CDS encoding single-stranded DNA-binding protein has product MATGSLNKVLLIGNLTRDPELRQTGGGQSVCSFGIATNRSWKDASGQKQEQAEFHNIVAWGKLGEICGQYLRKGKKIFIEGRMQTREWEGQDGQKRRTTEVIAENMIMLDRGGAPGGPPAEFSAPAMGSPVPPMAQPPAEEEIRLEDIPF; this is encoded by the coding sequence ATGGCTACTGGCTCGCTTAACAAAGTGCTCCTCATCGGCAATCTCACGCGCGACCCCGAACTACGCCAAACCGGCGGCGGGCAAAGCGTGTGCTCGTTTGGTATTGCGACGAATCGCAGCTGGAAAGATGCTTCCGGGCAAAAACAAGAACAGGCAGAGTTCCACAACATCGTTGCGTGGGGGAAGCTTGGGGAGATTTGCGGACAGTATTTGCGCAAGGGCAAGAAAATTTTTATTGAGGGTCGCATGCAGACGCGCGAGTGGGAAGGCCAAGATGGACAGAAACGTCGCACCACAGAAGTGATCGCAGAAAACATGATTATGCTCGATCGCGGCGGCGCGCCGGGCGGGCCCCCGGCTGAATTTAGCGCGCCTGCCATGGGGTCACCTGTTCCTCCGATGGCGCAACCGCCGGCTGAAGAGGAAATCCGTCTTGAAGATATTCCTTTCTAA